In Aspergillus fumigatus Af293 chromosome 2, whole genome shotgun sequence, a genomic segment contains:
- a CDS encoding forkhead box transcription factor has product MVHSNPSYDLPANYSDYQAYHHYSSQLSQSSSPSSDGSSAENPDNSTPCSIVWVNTLETAFTFLDPWALSTTQVYPLGASTSLLEAPKDGKLDLFSYCDEGTSHTTAPNTRPDHVEISLGYPRATESSSGWIHGVEGYGRNGPDFQIYLTPSPAAEHFPQPSEAMHNTPSPATTSTTSSDSSQHVNWGRTEVEREIERNDAEKNSIPDDSGPTDLPYSHLIAEALKAAPDRKRTLQEIYSWFEQNTSKGRDQRSKGWQNSIRHNLSMNAGFEAVRVESPNGKKAVNYWRLTDEAYRKGIQSTTRYRKQANHKRPLGSDPPAPQRQRSGAKGGKATKIATKYRGQMVLMTGDQQDAAPRERLYLHPAPLHLQQQLPSQMVNRPPYLRAATSVATVSPTRASGPATLMHRPSVEQYNSGSIIGCTEAPLYPYVL; this is encoded by the exons ATGGTTCACTCCAATCCCTCCTACGATTTACCCGCAAATTACTCTGACTATCAAGCCTatcatcattattcttcGCAGCTGTCACAATCATCATCCCCCTCTTCTGATGGCTCCTCAGCAGAGAATCCTGATAATTCCACTCCCTGCTCGATAGTGTGGGTCAATACCCTGGAGACAGCATTCACTTTTCTTGACCCATGGGCGCTCAGTACGACTCAGGTTTATCCCCTCGGTGCTTCTACTTCGCTGCTGGAAGCTCCAAAAGATGGAAAACTTGATCTATTTTCATACTGCGATGAAGGGACGTCTCATACGACAGCGCCCAACACCAGACCGGACCATGTGGAAATTTCGTTGGGATACCCTCGTGCGACTGAAAGTTCGTCGGGCTGGATTCATGGAGTAGAGGGCTACGGTCGCAATGGCCCTGATTTTCAGATTTACCTTACGCCTTCCCCAGCCGCTGAACACTTTCCACAACCCTCTGAGGCGATGCATAACACGCCCTCTCCTGCAACAACATCAACTACGTCTTCCGATTCTTCACAGCATGTCAATTGGGGGAGAACAGAAGTTGAGCGAGAAATTGAGCGCAATGACGCAGAAAAGAATTCAATTCCAGATGACAGTGGCCCCACAGACCTTCCCTATTCTCATTTGATTGCGGAAGCTCTCAAGGCCGCTCCTGATAGGAAGCGTACACTTCAGGAGATCTACAGCTGGTTCGAGCAGAATACAAGCAAAGGGAGAGATCAGCGCTCAAAAGGATGGCAGAACAGTATCCGGCACAATCTTTCAATGAATGCG GGATTTGAAGCCGTAAGGGTAGAATCTCCCAATGGCAAAAAGGCCGTGAACTACTGGCGCCTCACGGACGAGGCATACAGGAAAGGCATCCAGTCGACTACCCGGTATAGGAAGCAAGCAAATCATAAGAGGCCTTTGGGCTCGGATCCGCCGGCTCCCCAGCGCCAACGATCTGGGGCCAAAGGAGGGAAGGCGACCAAGATTGCAACCAAGTATCGCGGCCAGATGGTTTTGATGACAGGAGACCAGCAGGACGCTGCACCAAGGGAACGACTGTATCTGCATCCCGCCCCtctgcatctgcagcagcagctacCGTCACAGATGGTGAATCGCCCTCCGTACCTTCGCGCAGCTACTTCTGTGGCGACAGTGTCACCAACCCGTGCGTCAGGTCCGGCCACGCTGATGCATCGACCATCAGTGGAACAGTACAATTCGGGTAGCATCATTGGCTGCACGGAAGCCCCACTGTACCCCTATGTTCTATGA
- a CDS encoding splicing factor cactin has product MSSRLPDRTGSKRSRSRSPSSMRQPQKYHRKYDERDRHRDGGKWEDGNSRSSQPPVRNMRDQVRLNQLQEDEQVREWVAQEDMFVLKQAKKKAEIRVKEGRAKPIDWLTVTLRVIDPTRNPLDDEIADSELDLVDPDGVFEGLSQSQLLELEKDIDTFLSLEKNSKNRDFWKTMKVICRDRQKATAPEGRALSSVAADINRLLTPKTYEQLETLEVQVRKKLDSNEPIDTDYWEELLRSLTVWKARAKVKKVHRAVIDERVRGLRKQQYEEAESIRTKLAPLAPVIQTYQERPQQLCEKEIRDLDPEPLLQIRPEDKGLEILDEGAFLNQVARERQKILKMGFVPLRQRQTERPSAASASQSTNISAATASTRFSSITNEDFSQATKALYERELAKGVSENEEIFTGEESVSTGAQPQWASKYRPRKPRYFNRVQMGYEWNKYNQTHYDHDNPPPKVVQGYKFNIFYPDLIDKTKAPTYRIEREHGRKRGQSFAAAGEEDTCLIRFMAGPPYEDIAFRIVDKEWDYSAKRERGFKSTFDKVYPGPPPIVFTSIDILRESYNFIFSSSE; this is encoded by the exons ATGTCGTCACGACTGCCTGACAGAACAGGCTCTAAGCGAAGCCGCTCTCGTTCCCCTTCATCAATGCGCCAGCCCCAAAAATATCACCGCAAATACGACGAGAGAGACCGACACCGGGACGGTGGAAAATGGGAGGATGGAAACAGTCGATCATCGCAGCCGCCGGTAAGGAACATGCGAGACCAGGTGCGTCTCAATCAGTTACAGGAAGACGAGCAAGTGCGTGAATGGGTGGCGCAGGAAGACATGTTTGTTCTCAAGCAAGCGAAAAAGAAGGCCGAGATCCGCGTCAAAGAGGGTCGTGCGAAACCAATAGATTGGCTTACGGTTACTCTGCGAGTTATTGATCCAACGCGTAATCCTCTTGACGACGAGATTGCGGACTCAGAGCTGGATCTGGTGGACCCCGATGGTGTTTTCGAGGGGTTATCTCAAAGTCAATTACttgagctggagaaggatATCGATACATTCCTgagtctggagaagaacTCAAAAAATAGGGATTTTTGGAAA ACAATGAAGGTTATCTGTCGAGATCGCCAGAAAGCGACTGCCCCTGAAGGACGTGCCCTCAGCTCCGTTGCCGCTGACATCAATCGATTGTTAACCCCGAAAACATACGAGCAACTCGAGACCCTTGAGGTGCAGgtcaggaagaagctggacTCTAACGAGCCTATTGATACCGATTATTGGGAGGAGCTTTTGCGCAGCCTGACGGTGTGGAAAGCTCGCGCTAAGGTGAAGAAGGTCCACAGGGCCGTGATCGATGAGCGTGTTAGAGGGTTGCGCAAACAACAATATGAAGAGGCTGAATCTATCCGAACGAAGCTCGCTCCTCTTGCGCCCGTGATTCAGACCTATCAGGAACGACCTCAACAGCTTTGCGAAAAAGAAATTCGTGATCTAGATCCAGAGCCACTGCTTCAGATTCGTCCAGAGGATAAAGGGTTGGAAATATTGGATGAAGGGGCTTTTCTCAATCAAGTC GCACGAGAGCGACAAAAGATTCTAAAGATGGGCTTTGTTCCCCTTCGTCAGCGGCAGACGGAGAGACCCTCTGCAGCTTCCGCAAGCCAGTCAACGAACATTTCTGCTGCTACAGCATCCACCCGCTTCTCATCGATTACCAACGAGGATTTCTCGCAAGCGACGAAAGCTCTTTACGAGAGAGAACTTGCTAAAGGAGTCAGTGAAAACGAAGAGATATTCACGGGCGAGGAGTCTGTTAGCACGGGTGCGCAACCACAGTGGGCCAGCAAGTACCGACCTCGCAAGCCGCGGTACTTCAACCGGGTGCAAATGGGGTACGAGTGGAACAAGTACAACCAGACGCACTATGATCATGACAACCCGCCACCAAAAGTTGTCCAGGGCTACAAGTTCAACATTTTCTACCCCGACCTCATCGATAAGACAAAAGCCCCTACCTACCGCATTGAACGCGAACATGGACGGAAACGTGGACAATCATTTGCCGCGGCTGGCGAAGAGGATACGTGCCTTATTCGATTCATGGCCGGACCCCCGTACGAAGATATCGCATTCCGGATCGTAGACAAAGAGTGGGACTACAGCGccaagagagagagaggattTAAGAGCACGTTTGACAAGGTATATCCTGGGCCCCCTCCTATTGTATTTACAAGTATTGACATCCTAAGGGAATCCTACAACTTCATTTTCAGTTCAAGCGAGTAA